In the Fibrobacter sp. UWR3 genome, AATGCGAAGGCCGCCAAGAGCAATATGCATACCATCAACTGTCTCATACCATATCCTAAACTACAATTTCCTTCAATCACTTTTCAACTAGATCCTGCTCCTTCGAACCTAACTCAACTAAGTCAACAAGTTGACTAGTTTCGTATATCGACTCCGCAACTACGTTGCTCCGCTCAGGATGACACACCCCACACTTCACATTCCACATTACACATCATTCATTCTCCATCATCCATCATCCATCATCCATCATCCATCATCCATCATCAATTATCAATCATCCATCATCAATCATCAATTATCAAAACATCGCCCTCGCTTCCATCGAAAGTTTCTGGAAAATATTCTCTTCCGCATCACCGAAGCGCAAAACATAATGCAGTCCAAAAGAAATGTTCTGGTTCACCGACAACTGCGCCGAAGCCTCCAGGCGGTACGTCATGCCCGCGCTGTAGCCCGACATCATCTGGTATGGGATATTATCGTCGGTTTCTACCCGCACCGTCGAGAATCGCGCAAATCCGTCGAACAACTTGGTTCTCGTATAGCCGAACCGCAGGCTCGCCTCCCAGAGATACGCGTCAAATTCATTGCCAGCAATTTCTTCGCCGGAGCCGTAACGGTAGCGGCCACCAGGTTCAATACTGAATCCATCCAAGAAACTGAAACGGTAACGGCCGGCGACACTCTTGATATTCCATTCCAAGTCCTGCAACGCCTGCAGTTCCACGTTTTCCGTAAACGCTTCCGCCCCCACATAATGGTTATCGTTTATCCTGAATCCGCCCACAATTTCGTGATGGAAAACCGACTCGTAGTATTCGATAAACGAAAGCTTCTTGTCAAACGCGGCAGAAGGCTTGTACGCGAGCGTCGCTCCCGAAGGGTGCGCCCATTCCACATTGCCCGTCCACTGTATGGAACCCGAAGAAAAATCACTGAGCGTAGACGGCAATACCATCGGGAAGTAGATTATCTTGCCCGACGTATCTTCGGTAACCAGGCTGAGCGTACCGCCTAGCTTTATATCGCGAAGGATTCCGTAATCAATGCCGAACGCACGACCGGGAGACCACTCGAGACTCGCGTTAAAACTCGCGTTCGAAGCAAGCACCGCCCCGATGGAATCGTTACGGCCCATGCCCTCGTACACGAAGTCGCCGTTGTCCACGCCCTCGATAAACGCGCCCGTCAAACTGTCGTACCGCACATCGCCCGTGCCCTTCGCCACCGCCTTGTATATCGCCGTGTAGGTCTGTTCCTCGGTAAGCCCCAGTTTGTACGAAACATTCCCTTGTATTCCGGTACGCTCGTTGCCGAATTTTGCGTTCAGGTCGCCCGCCCAGGCGTGTTCCTCGCCCGAAGCCTCCAGGTCGCGGTGCTCGTACTGCAAAAAGTGCGAAAGATCAAAATCCTTGAAGTGCATTTCCGCCGACTGCGTCCACCTTATCTGCCTCAGGGAATCGACCCAGTCGTCGAAAGTTTCTTCTCCGGGCTCAAAGTAGGAATCACCGCCGTGGCTTATTTTCCATACTTCGACAACCTCGCGCACATTCCAGGAACTTGCGGCAAGCACGGTACCCACATTGCCCCGTAGCGAAAGTTCAGCATCGTCAAGCGATGCGCTATCACGTTCGGTATAGCGGATATCCGCCCCGACAAGGGGCTGCACCAGGCCGCGGATCCACTTCTCGGAGAACATGCCCTGGAAACGCCGGCGCTCCGCCTCCGCCTCGCTCTGCACATGCACGAGGGAAATTTCCCCCACGCGGTTTTCTTGCTTGTGAAGCAGCGTTCCCTTTATGCGCGAGGAATTCCAGTTCATGTCATCGCCCTGGCGGTAACCCCACGACAAGTTGCCCGACCATTCCGGCCCCAAGCGGACACGCATCGCGAATTCATCGTGCCTGTAATTCCCGCGGGAAAGCAAGGAACTGTCCAGGTCCCACTCATCTTTTAACTTGTACGAACTCCAGTCGTCATCGCTCCCCTTGAAGCCTGTAACATCAAAGCCGTTCTCGACATAATTGCCATACACGGAAAAAGCCACCGGGAAGCGTTTCATCGCCGCAGAAGAATCCGTTGTCAAGAACCAGCGGAAGGCGCGGCCCTCGGGCCCACCGATGTTTTCCGAAACCGTATTGGAATCACGCCGCGACATGGCCAGTTCAAGGTCAATAAAATAGCGGTGCCTCCCCTGGAATCGCAATCTTGCTGCAGCCGCATCTACCTTCGACGGGCGGGATAGGCTCCCGAGCGAATCGTCTCGAACAAGTTCACTTCCGTCATCATTTTTCAACTGCGCATAGTCTTCGTCGGTCCATACGCCCTTCTTTAAGCGGCTCACATCATTTTCCAGGCGGAAACCCGATACGTCCAGGTATAAATTCGGATGTCGGAACTTACCCGTAGCCGCATACAGGTTCTCGATTTGGTCTTCATCGTAAGCATCGTACTCCACGCGGATTTCATCTTCGATACCTGGCATGCGGAGTCCCTTGAAATTCAGGAGGCCGCCCGCATAGTTCACCTCGTAATCGGTACCCCTCTGCAACTTTTCGCCATTCAGCCATACGGATTCGGAACCGGGAACCACCGAGATGTATTCACCGAACCCGCTAAGCGCATACCCTTCGCGCTGTCCGCTCACTCCGTTGAACGTACGCACAATGCGGTTTGCCTCACCCGTACCTGCCGCCGCCCGCACTTCAGACAAATTTGTCTTAAACCCAACCATTGCCCCCAGTGTACTCCGTTCTATCGACATGAGTCCCAGGTCAAAGTCAGTCCAGGTAAGGTCACCCAGGTGTAGCATCCAATGCCTCGAAGTGGCGCGGAAATACACCTGGTCCACTTCCTGCAGTGTCGCCGTGGTCTGGTCGCCCGCCTTGCGGTCCACGTCGCTGAGCAATGCGTCGATATACACGCTATCGCCCACATAGCCCATTATGGAAAGCTTGAGCATCTGGTCGACCTGCGTATCGCCGTCGCCCACCGTCACCTGCATGGTCTTGATTCCGTGCGTCTCCAGGTGTGACTGCGTACCCGCCGAATCCTGCGCAACAGGCTCAACACCTCGCACGAGAATCTCGGGGTTCCACACCGGGAGCGAATCAATATCGAGAGCGAAGGCCTCTACCGCCACAAAGGCGCCCACAAGAAGCATTCGCCACATAAGGCTACCTATCGGATTCTATCCGGAATTGCTTGCTAGATAAAAGCTTACGCCCGGCAACCAGGTCAACGCTCCACTCTCCGGGCTTGAGCAACTTGGGGGCGATTTCGGTATGGCACACGCTAAGGGTCGACTGCGACTGTCCGCGTGGATCCATGCCCTTGCGGGTTTCCTCGGTCTTCAGGATGCAGGGCACCTTCTGGATGGTATCCGTGCCCCAGAACCAGATATGCAGGAGCGTATCGCCGGAATAGCTCACGGCGTTCGAGATCGTGGAGTAGAAATACAGGCGCGTCGTTTCTTCAAAAACAGTATCTACGCCGAAGGGAGTGCCGCGCACCACGTCACGGCATACCACGCTCTGCGCAGGGGAAAGTTCCGCTCCGTAGAAATTCTGGTACGAGGAGTCCTCCATCCAGAAGTTGACGAACCGGTGAACGAAAAAAGCAAAAAAGACAAGCGCCACGACGACGGTCGTCTTTCTCAAGTTGCGAAGTGGCGGAAGGCCTGCCACGGGAAGGGCTCCTACCTGAGTTTACTCGTGTTCTGCGTGAACGCGGGAACGGCATCCACAAGTTTTTCGACCAACAGGCGGTTGAAGTCGTCGATGCGGTTCGGGAGCCTGGAGCCCGGGAAGACCTGCACCAGCAGTAGCGCCTCGTCGACCGGGGAAATGTAGATGGAGCGGTTTTCGCCCGAATAGGATACGGACTGGAACGTTTCGCCGCCAAGCATAAGTCCGACCTGCTTTGCAGAGTCGAATGACGCGGTGCTGAGCACGGCAAGCGGAGTCGCATCGATACCGAGAGAGCCAACTTCGGCGATAATGGAACCATCACGATGGCAGAGTACGATATAGTCAGCCTTGACGCTCGCCTGGTAAGCGAGCATGAGCCTGCGAACCTTACCTACGTCATCAGAATAAATCGTAAAATCACTCATTCAAACCTGCTACGATAGTCGTAAACTACTTCTTTTTCGGCACGTACGGGCGCAGTTCGATTTCATCGTCCGACACCTCCGCATTGCCCTTGTCCACTACGCGGCCAAACGTCGGCATGCGCGGGGGTTGCGGCACGGCACGGGGCCTGCCAAACGGGGACGACACCGGTTTCTGGAACGGACTGCCACCGCTAGACGGCATTGCGCCGACAGGGGGCTTGGCTGCGAACGAGGGCATCTTGAACGGGGTCGCTGCCGCGGGAGCGGCGGGAGCGGCGGGCTGTGCAGGTGCCGCCTGCGATACGGAAACGCCTTCCTTGGTGAGGTTCACGTCGTGCACGCCCGTGTTGTTCACGCTTTCGGCCGCCTTGCGGAGGAACCCTTGCTTCACGTTGAACTTTTCAATCACGAGCATCGCTATAGTCTTGAGGGTCGTAACCACGCCCTTGCCGTTGTGGGCCGTAGCCGGGAAGAACGGCACGTTGCGCGGGTTGAGTTCCGCGTTCATCTCTTCGAGGGTGAACACGTTCTCCATATCGCGCTTGTTGTACTGGAGCACGAACGGCATATCGTCGAGGTCCATGCCGTAGTCCTGCAGGTTCTGGCGCAGGTTCTGGAGGCTTTCGAGGTTTTCGGCCTGGCGGGAGCGCTGCGAGTCAGCGACAAACACGATACCGTCTACACCGCGGAGCACGAGCTTTCGTGTACTGTTGTAATAAACCTGGCCGGGGACCGTGTATAACTGGAAACGGGTCTTGAAGCCTTTAATATCACCAAGATTCAGCGGAAGGAAGTCAAAAAACAGCGTGCGGTCACCTTCGGTAGCCAACGACACCATGTCCGTGCGCTTGTCCGAAGGCATCTTCTGGTGGATTACCTGCAGGTTCGTGGTCTTGCCACTAAGACCCGGTCCGTAATACACCACCTTACAACTGATTTCGCGTGTTGCAAAATTGATTGAAGACATTTCTAATCCTTGATACTTGTCCGTAATCTAGTAAATTATCAATCAATGATTTAGCGATATTGTCAAAAAGGGCGTTTTTTCGGAATTTTCGCCACTTTTGAGAAGTTCATCACATATTTATGCACATCTCAAAAAACACAAAACACCGGTGCAGGGGTATGCACCGGTATTAAACCGGACTAAGCCGTTTGCCTAACGATTAGGCGAAGCCGTTAACGAGCTTTGCGACCTTGGCCTTGTAGTTGGCGGCACGGTTCGCATTGAAGCCAGCGCGGCTCTTGTTGGCAGCAACGTCCAACAGACGGAAAAGCTTCGGCATTTCGGCAAGGGCGGCATCCTTAGAGGTAGCAGTACGGATGACCTTGAGGCTTGCGCGAATTTCTGCGCGGGCAGCACGGTTCATGGCATTGGCCTTTTCGGCCTGACGCAAACGCTTTTTGCAAGATTGATGTTGAGGCACCTTATATCTCCGGGTAAAACCTACTTAAAATTTTTTGTAGGGACAAAGATAGTAAAGAATGGGAATTTGTCAAGCCCCCAAATTGGGCGAATTTGCTAAATTTTAGCCATTATGATGCCATTCGTGAACCTGACAGCGCAAAGAGAGGCCTATCGAGAAGAACTCGAGACCGCAGAACGCGCCGTTCTGGACAGCGGATGCTACATCGGCGGGCCGGAAGTGGCAGCCCTCGAGAAGGAACTTGCGGATTATTGCAATTCCGGGAATTCGGACGCCGGAAGTGACGGCGCGAAACCCGGAAAGCAAGGCTTTTTTGGCGGAAAGGAAAAACATTTTACGGGAAAAGACCACGCGGAACCCGAAACCAGGGCCATCGCATGCGCAAGCGGCACCGACGCCCTCACCATCGCGCTCATGGCCCTCGGGATTAAACCAGGGGACGAGGTCATCGTACCCGACTTCACGTTCATTGCGCCGGCGGAATGCGTCGCTTTTTTGGGCGGCACACCGCGTTTCGCGGACATCGACCCCGAAACGCTCCTGATCGACCCGGAAAGCGTAAAGGCGCTGATCGGCCCCAAGACGCGCGGGATTATCGCCGTGGACCTGTTCGGGCAAGTTGCGGATTTCAACGAGCTATGGGAAATCGCCGTCGCGAACGACCTCTGGCTTTTAGAAGATGCAGCACAGGCATTCGGGGCGACATTCGCTCCGTGGGAAGGCATATCCCCAAACAAGCCCTGGCGCGCCGGCACCATCGGCAGCATCTCGATCACGAGTTTCTATCCCTCGAAGCCGCTGGGTTGCTACGGCGACGGCGGTGCGCTGTTCACCAGCGACCCGAAGTTGGAAGCAAAAATCCGGCAAATCGCGAACCACGGGAGCAGGGAACGCTACCTGCACGAGACCGTGGGCATGAACAGCAGGCTCGACGCATTGCAGGCCGCCATCTTGCGGGTCAAGCTCCGCCACCTCGAAGAAGAACTGAAGGTGCGCCGTGAGAATGCCCGCAAGTACGGCGAGTTTTTTGCGGAATACAATGCGGGTCTTCGCGCTTCCGGCGACATTGACGGCGCAAAGGTCGTGCCGCAGAAAATCGAATACGGATGCACGAGCACCTACGCACAGTACACCGTGCTGGCCGACGACCGCAAAGCATTTATCAAGAAGCTGGACAAAGCGGGAATCCCGCACTGTATCCACTACCCCATGCCGCTGCACAAACAGCCCTGCTTCAGGGGGCTCGCACAGGGCAGCGAAAACAGGAACGCCATCATGGCGAGCCAGAAGGCAGTAAGCCTCCCCGTCTGCGCCTTTACCGATGTAGATTTCATCATAAACAAGCTGAGGTCCGTCCTATGAGAAACACAGGCCTGATACCCGGAATCGCCAACGACAAGACTCCCCGCAAGGTCTCTGAGTCCGCGCTGGAATCGCACGCCATCGTGCACCCCGTCGACACGAACGCGCTGAACAACGCCTTCGGGGGCTACCTGATGAGCCTCATGGACGAAGCCGCCTGCATCGTCGCCTTCAAGCACGCAGGCCGCAAGGTGAACACCGTCTCCATCGACGGCGTGCGGTTCTTCCGCCCGACGGCGGTCGGCACCATCCTCAATATCCACGCGAGCATGAACCGCGTGTTCAACACCTCCATGGAAATCGGGCTCAAGATAACCGAAACCGACCCCGAGAACGGAGCCGAACTCCCGGTCGCGCACGCCTACTTCACGTTCGTCGCCATCGACGACAACGGCAGGCCCACCGCCACTGCCCCCGTGGAACCCGATTCCGACGAAGCCCGCCGCCGCTACGAACAGGCGCTTGTCCGCCGCGAAGCAAGGATTGAATTGGGGAAGAAACTCCAGTAAAAGATCCTCGCCTTCGCGAGGATGACATTCCAGTGAGCGAGGATGACGTTTTAAACTGTATACAGGCGGAACCATTATTTATGTTCGGGGCTCTTTCGCGGGCCCCTTCCCATTTCTAAAATTGTGCCATGCGCGGACCCCAAAAAGACGTCAAAGACCGCTCCCTGATAAGCCTTTCCTGGCCGCTTATCCTCACGTTCGCCGTGGGCATGATCCAGCCCATGATGGACAGCTGGTTCCTCTCGCGCACTTCCGAAACTGCAGCCGCCGGCGTCGGCGCCATGCTCCCGATTCTCGGGGCGCTCTTTACCGCACTCCACGCCTTCGCGCAGTCCGGCGCAAGCATCGTCTCGCAGTACATCGGCGCAAAGCAGAATAGCCACGCAAACAGCACGCAGACGATGGTCCTCTTCGGGAGC is a window encoding:
- a CDS encoding roadblock/LC7 domain-containing protein, whose protein sequence is MSDFTIYSDDVGKVRRLMLAYQASVKADYIVLCHRDGSIIAEVGSLGIDATPLAVLSTASFDSAKQVGLMLGGETFQSVSYSGENRSIYISPVDEALLLVQVFPGSRLPNRIDDFNRLLVEKLVDAVPAFTQNTSKLR
- the rpsT gene encoding 30S ribosomal protein S20 — encoded protein: MPQHQSCKKRLRQAEKANAMNRAARAEIRASLKVIRTATSKDAALAEMPKLFRLLDVAANKSRAGFNANRAANYKAKVAKLVNGFA
- a CDS encoding DegT/DnrJ/EryC1/StrS aminotransferase family protein; translated protein: MMPFVNLTAQREAYREELETAERAVLDSGCYIGGPEVAALEKELADYCNSGNSDAGSDGAKPGKQGFFGGKEKHFTGKDHAEPETRAIACASGTDALTIALMALGIKPGDEVIVPDFTFIAPAECVAFLGGTPRFADIDPETLLIDPESVKALIGPKTRGIIAVDLFGQVADFNELWEIAVANDLWLLEDAAQAFGATFAPWEGISPNKPWRAGTIGSISITSFYPSKPLGCYGDGGALFTSDPKLEAKIRQIANHGSRERYLHETVGMNSRLDALQAAILRVKLRHLEEELKVRRENARKYGEFFAEYNAGLRASGDIDGAKVVPQKIEYGCTSTYAQYTVLADDRKAFIKKLDKAGIPHCIHYPMPLHKQPCFRGLAQGSENRNAIMASQKAVSLPVCAFTDVDFIINKLRSVL
- a CDS encoding acyl-CoA thioesterase; translation: MRNTGLIPGIANDKTPRKVSESALESHAIVHPVDTNALNNAFGGYLMSLMDEAACIVAFKHAGRKVNTVSIDGVRFFRPTAVGTILNIHASMNRVFNTSMEIGLKITETDPENGAELPVAHAYFTFVAIDDNGRPTATAPVEPDSDEARRRYEQALVRREARIELGKKLQ